The genomic interval GCGGAATTGCTAGACTGCGAAGACCATCATGCTCGGGCTGCTGCAACCGAGCAACTACGGTATTGGCATCTTTATCTTCCGAATGCTATTCGACGACTCAACCGAGCTGCGAATGACTCGAATGCAATTGTCCGTATGCAAGCGGCCATCGCTGCCAGCTATATCGGTTCACATGACGCCTTCGAAGCGATGCTAGACGTCTTTAAGTATCCGCGTGAAGGTCATGTGGCCTATGCAATCACATGTGCCCTTGGCTCACACACTCTCAGACCTCATTGGGAGAACAATCCCAAGTACGGAATCGCTGAGTTACTAAAGAAGGCGGCTAAGAAACAAGTCATCAAAGAACCCACGCCAACGGCCTCGCAAGCGCAGTTTGATAGTCAACCGGATCTCAAAAAGGTTGCCATTGCCTGCGTGCCCGAACGGATGTTGTTTACTGTCAAAGACTTCTCAGCCAAGCCAGGTCAACCGGTCAAAGTTGTGTTCACCAACGGCGACGCAACCGATCACAACCTCGTCTTTGTGAAACCGAATGCACTCGCGGAAGTGGGCATGGCGGCGAACGAAATGGCTAAAGATCCTCGCAATGCGAGTTCTGACTTTATCCCTCCGCAAAAACGCAACTTGATTTTACACGCTTCCCCGATGATTGGCCCAACCCGCCCAACTCAAGTGCATGTCTTGCGTTTTAAGGCGCCGACCGAGCCCGGCATTTACCCGTATGTTTGTACGTTTCCCGGACACTGGGTTGTGATGAATGGCGTGATGGTGGTGGCGAAGAATGAATCAGCCGCGAAGGAGCTACTTGCTGAGAGTCGACCGCAAGTCATTAAAAAGTGGACGATGGCTGACTTTGAAGAATTCGCCAAACTAGCACGTCCACACAACGAAACCACAGCCGCTCGTGGAATGACTGCGTTCGTGAAAGCCCGCTGCAATCAATGTCATGTGATTGCCGGTCATGGAGTCAATTTAGGACCGGATCTCACAGAATCAGTCAAGAAGCTCAAAGGACGGGAATTGCTCCAACAGATGATCGAGCCATCATCCCAGATCCATGCAAAATTTCAGAACTATCAGTTTGTGACTAGTGAAGGGCGTGTGGTGACTGGGGTAATTGTCAAAGAAGATGACACTAGTTATCAAGTGGCCACAAACTTACTCACACCGAACACACTGACCACGATTCGCAAGCAGGATGTCGATCTCAAGATCGAATCCAAGACCTCACCGATGCCCACTGGCTTACTCGATGTGCTAACAAAGGATGAGATTCTGGATTTGCATGCGTTCGTGGAATCCGGCGGTTTCAAACTCCCCAAACACTTGCAGCATCACCACAAACACTAGACCAAGTCTAGTTTTGATGTAGCGGGTGACGCTCTATGTTCTGTGGCCCCCCCTCAGACGCGATACACAGTAAACGCACTTGAGTTGACGTTTGAAACACGCGAACGCCGACAGCCAGGGCATCTGATCTTGATCAGATGCCCCTAGCGTTTCTGAATCGAATTCGGTCTACGAAGGAATCACATCATTGGAGCGAGATTCCGGAACGGCTTTGCTCGGCGTGGTGTTCCAGAGGATATCGAAAATCGCGTCCCAACTGCGTCGACTCACTTGCTCACGAGCGTAGTCACCCATCAGCCGTGTCATCTGGGGATCGGCGGCGAGTTTCTGCATCGCCTCCGCCAACGGTTCGGTTTGCTCGACGGACACGACGTAACCGGAACGGCCATCGGAAACAATTTCACTAGGCCCCCCCTTGTCGGAAACAATCGCCGGCAACCCGGAGGCATGGGCTTCCAAAATGACGTTGCCAAAAGTGTCCGTCGTGCTGGGGAAGACAAAGGCGTTGGCACTCGCATAGGCGGTGCTAAGTTCTTCGCCATGCAGATAGCCGGTGAACGCGATCCGTGGATGGCGAAATTCTTCTTCCAAATGTTCGCGACCCGGGCCGTCACCGACGATCGCAAGTTGAACGTTCGGATTCTTCTCCGCGAGAACCGTAAACGCCTCGAGCAGACGACGCACGTTTTTCTCTCGGGAAATCCGCCCGACGTAAAGAAACTGAAAACCTTCATCCAGACCATATTTCTGGAAAAAGCCAGCTTCCCGATGTTCGGGTGAGAACCGATCCATCTCGATTCCGCGAGGCATATGCTTGAGCTTGCTAGAATTGAATCCGTTTTCGGTCAAAGCCCGCATGTAGAATTGGCTTGGCACGTAAACGGTTTCGAGCGGTCCGAAGAACCACCGCATGTACTGCCAGGTCCAGTTTTCTAGATTCACATGGCCCGTGAGCAATCGCACATAGCGGGGGAAGTCGGTGTGATAAATGCCGCTAACTTTCAAACCCAGCCATTGTCCTGCCATTCGAGCCGCCAAACCGAGCGGTCCCGGAGTGGAGATAATCACCTCGGAGAATTCTTCGCGCTCAATGTACTCCAACATTTCCAACAGACATGGCACGCTGAGGATGATCTCCGGATACTCTGGCAGCGGACACTGCGAGACCGGCACAAAATTCTTGACGTTGACATCCAAGTCCGGCGTTTCGGGCAAGCATGTCGCGAGCGTGAGATGTTCGCCGCGTTTGCGGGCCACGGCGGCCACGGCTTGCACCGTTCGGGCGACACCGTTGACATCTGCGACCGTGTCGGAGACCCACAGCTTTTTGCTGCTGCGGTGCTTCATTTTGCGAGCCGCGGGGAAATGGTCGGCAACGGCTTGCAGGAACCGTTCATCTTTATGTTGCGTCTTGAAGGACGCCAAATAGGGCCAATGGGCAATCGCGGTGGCGGCGGCGAGAGGCAAACTTCGCAGACATTCCAAAAATTGCCCGCCCGAAACCGATTTGGCCAAGTCCGTCAGGAACAGAGCGGAAATTCGCCGATTGACACGACGAGCCGTGGCGAAGGTTTGTTGTTCGCGGGCTTCGCGACTATTCAACTCCGCGTCATCCGGATGCGGTCCGTCCCACACACCGGAACCGCTCGACGCCGGTTCTTCATCAATTGCCGACGCCATTCGATTGATCAACCGTGTTTCCAACGCTTCGAAGGCCCGTTTACTGCTCACCTGTAGAACCGGGGTGATCAGCAATTTGGCTTTCGTAAACCAGTCATAATCACGGTTGGTGTTCTCTCCCAGCAGTCGACGGAAGAGCCAATCCATCATGTCGTCGCGAGTAGAATCGTCGGAACGGAATCGTTCGCGATAGCTTTCCCGAGCGATGGCAACGAAACTATGAGCCAACTGAAGACTGGATCCGTGTTCGCCACACGCCGTATGGTTGCCGTTCCGAAGGTGATCGAGAAACTCGTCGACCGTGGCTGCATCTGGTGTTTCGGTCCAGGCACTTGCGATGAAGGAACCGCCGTGGTCGTCGCTGCCGGCGGTGAAGATCTTCTTCCAAGGTGTTTTCGACCAGGCTTGCATGCCCTGTCGGTTTTCCATTTCGGTAATGTGTTCCGGCGTGAGTGTTGTCCAAATGGCGTGGACCATTTCCGCCGCTCGCGGATGACGTGCCCCGTTGATGGCTTCGAAACGGTCGAACAACAACAGCAACTTTTCGACATGGTCGACCGTCATCTGGTCGTTGACTTGATACAACGGATGAGCCACCGAATAGATGATGTCTTCATCCGCGAGAAACTGGCGGAAGTCGTAGATATTCTCGCGAATGCGGTCGATTTCCGCGAATTGAGCTTCCGTGATGCCGGTGACCAGACAGTGCAATCGGCAGCCGTCTTCGGGGAACGTCGTGGTGACTTCCGTCGAGAGAAACGTTCCCGGCAAATGGGCAATCTCCAGTGCCCCGTCAATGCAGTCGTGAT from Thalassoroseus pseudoceratinae carries:
- a CDS encoding glycosyltransferase encodes the protein MASRADLHVHSKHSNKPTDFYIKLLGSAESYTEPLEVYKRAKAAGMDFVTLSDHDCIDGALEIAHLPGTFLSTEVTTTFPEDGCRLHCLVTGITEAQFAEIDRIRENIYDFRQFLADEDIIYSVAHPLYQVNDQMTVDHVEKLLLLFDRFEAINGARHPRAAEMVHAIWTTLTPEHITEMENRQGMQAWSKTPWKKIFTAGSDDHGGSFIASAWTETPDAATVDEFLDHLRNGNHTACGEHGSSLQLAHSFVAIARESYRERFRSDDSTRDDMMDWLFRRLLGENTNRDYDWFTKAKLLITPVLQVSSKRAFEALETRLINRMASAIDEEPASSGSGVWDGPHPDDAELNSREAREQQTFATARRVNRRISALFLTDLAKSVSGGQFLECLRSLPLAAATAIAHWPYLASFKTQHKDERFLQAVADHFPAARKMKHRSSKKLWVSDTVADVNGVARTVQAVAAVARKRGEHLTLATCLPETPDLDVNVKNFVPVSQCPLPEYPEIILSVPCLLEMLEYIEREEFSEVIISTPGPLGLAARMAGQWLGLKVSGIYHTDFPRYVRLLTGHVNLENWTWQYMRWFFGPLETVYVPSQFYMRALTENGFNSSKLKHMPRGIEMDRFSPEHREAGFFQKYGLDEGFQFLYVGRISREKNVRRLLEAFTVLAEKNPNVQLAIVGDGPGREHLEEEFRHPRIAFTGYLHGEELSTAYASANAFVFPSTTDTFGNVILEAHASGLPAIVSDKGGPSEIVSDGRSGYVVSVEQTEPLAEAMQKLAADPQMTRLMGDYAREQVSRRSWDAIFDILWNTTPSKAVPESRSNDVIPS